A genomic window from Streptomyces brevispora includes:
- a CDS encoding inositol monophosphatase family protein: MIDDFLAGDLTEVEAAVRAAAAAEIMPRYRQLAAHEIVEKNGPHDLVTTADRLAEQHLTAALSRLLPGSVVVGEEAVHADPKVYEALGGQEPVWIVDPVDGTRQFVRGEPGFCTLVALAHHGEVLASWTYAAALDEMAVAVRGRGATLNGAPLRSGSPAPGAVLRVAMSHPDYTTDDQKRALLGLRTEGIDARPCGSAGLEYLGVARGDLDALAFNWEFAWDHAAGLLLVTEAGGAQATLSGAPFRITGGNDLPFTAARDHATVERILAALRAGG; encoded by the coding sequence ATGATCGATGACTTCCTTGCCGGGGACCTGACCGAGGTCGAAGCGGCGGTCCGCGCAGCGGCCGCCGCCGAGATCATGCCGCGCTACCGGCAGCTCGCCGCACACGAGATCGTCGAGAAGAACGGCCCGCACGACCTCGTGACCACCGCGGACCGCCTCGCCGAACAACACCTCACCGCCGCCCTGAGCCGGCTCCTGCCCGGCTCGGTGGTCGTCGGCGAGGAGGCGGTCCACGCCGACCCGAAGGTGTACGAGGCGCTGGGCGGCCAGGAACCCGTCTGGATCGTCGACCCGGTCGACGGCACCCGGCAGTTCGTCCGAGGCGAACCCGGCTTCTGCACCCTGGTCGCCCTCGCCCACCACGGCGAGGTCCTGGCCTCCTGGACGTACGCCGCCGCCCTGGACGAGATGGCCGTGGCCGTCCGCGGCCGGGGGGCGACGCTCAACGGCGCACCCCTGCGGTCCGGCTCACCCGCGCCCGGCGCCGTCCTGCGCGTGGCGATGTCGCACCCCGACTACACGACCGACGACCAGAAACGCGCCCTGCTGGGGCTGCGCACCGAAGGCATCGACGCCCGCCCCTGCGGATCGGCCGGCCTCGAATACCTCGGCGTCGCCCGCGGCGACCTCGACGCGCTCGCCTTCAACTGGGAGTTCGCCTGGGACCACGCGGCGGGCCTCCTCCTGGTCACCGAGGCGGGCGGCGCCCAGGCCACACTGTCCGGTGCGCCGTTCCGTATCACCGGGGGCAACGACCTGCCCTTCACGGCCGCCCGCGACCACGCGACGGTCGAACGCATCCTGGCAGCGCTGCGCGCCGGAGGCTGA
- a CDS encoding ThuA domain-containing protein, producing MNRPRAAVQGRGGIGRLCRWLLLLPALLLGLVTAPAHAAPMAPQAPDFKVIAFYNGTWDAAHISFVQEANRWFPATAAANNFSYTSTNDWGRLSTITPDQYQVVLFLDDAPQTAAQRAGFERYMRSGGGWMGFHVSAFTTAAQEWPWYYDQFLGSGNFKSNTWGPTTAVLRTENRTHPSTTRLPATFTSSVSEWYSWQRNLRTNPDIKVLASVDPVSFPLGTDPNQSWYSGDYPVLWTNTGYRMLYANFGHNAMDYGSGTTLSSTFASETQNRFVVDGLKWLGGGGGGPVSGDPISETSAYTLVAASNGNCVDARAAATANGTAIQQYTCNGTVAQRYRFTATDNGHVRINADGDVRQVIDVANVSTADQAPLQLWTYGGGANQQWNPVRETSGAYHFIARHSGKCLSAPASAAAGVQLVQRSCDGSTAQSFRLVRQS from the coding sequence ATGAACAGACCCAGGGCCGCTGTTCAAGGCCGCGGAGGCATCGGCCGGCTGTGCCGATGGCTGCTCCTGCTGCCGGCACTCCTGCTGGGGCTCGTCACGGCCCCCGCGCACGCCGCGCCGATGGCCCCGCAGGCACCCGACTTCAAGGTGATCGCCTTCTACAACGGCACCTGGGACGCGGCCCACATCAGCTTCGTCCAGGAAGCCAACCGGTGGTTCCCCGCAACCGCCGCGGCCAACAACTTCTCCTACACCTCCACCAACGACTGGGGGCGGCTGAGTACCATCACCCCCGACCAGTACCAGGTGGTGCTGTTCCTCGACGACGCCCCGCAGACCGCTGCTCAACGCGCCGGATTCGAGCGGTACATGCGCTCCGGCGGCGGCTGGATGGGCTTCCACGTCTCCGCGTTCACCACCGCAGCCCAGGAATGGCCCTGGTACTACGACCAGTTCCTCGGCAGCGGCAACTTCAAGTCGAACACCTGGGGACCGACCACCGCGGTGCTGCGCACCGAGAACCGGACGCACCCCTCCACCACGCGCCTGCCCGCCACCTTCACCTCGTCGGTCAGCGAGTGGTACTCGTGGCAGCGCAACCTCCGCACCAACCCGGACATCAAGGTGCTGGCATCCGTCGACCCGGTGAGCTTCCCGCTGGGCACGGACCCGAACCAGTCCTGGTACAGCGGCGACTACCCGGTCCTGTGGACCAACACCGGCTACCGGATGCTGTACGCGAACTTCGGCCACAACGCCATGGACTACGGCTCCGGAACCACCCTGTCCTCGACCTTCGCCAGTGAGACGCAGAACCGGTTCGTGGTGGACGGGCTGAAATGGCTGGGCGGTGGCGGGGGCGGCCCGGTGTCCGGGGACCCGATCTCCGAGACCTCGGCGTACACCCTGGTCGCCGCGTCGAACGGGAACTGCGTGGACGCGCGCGCCGCGGCCACTGCCAACGGCACCGCGATCCAGCAGTACACCTGCAACGGCACCGTGGCCCAGCGGTACCGGTTCACGGCCACGGACAACGGCCATGTGCGGATCAACGCGGACGGTGACGTCCGGCAGGTCATCGACGTGGCGAACGTGTCCACGGCCGACCAGGCCCCGCTCCAGCTGTGGACCTACGGGGGCGGCGCGAACCAGCAGTGGAATCCGGTACGGGAGACCTCGGGCGCCTACCACTTCATCGCCCGGCACAGCGGCAAGTGCCTGAGCGCACCGGCGTCCGCGGCCGCGGGCGTCCAGCTGGTCCAGCGCTCCTGCGACGGCTCGACCGCACAGAGTTTCCGGCTCGTCAGGCAGAGCTGA
- a CDS encoding DUF2470 domain-containing protein — translation MSTDADTDTISTGPTDAEQVRTVLSRATSLSLTTTGRACDLIGLHSVGTKGQITLHPHPDSPLAQEAAAAPMGSLAALLEFTDIAPTPLRDRVRARVTASGRLAPAGDGALRLDTARVSLRTPAGAADVPLDEIALAEPDPLAAEEAAMLTHLADSHAELMTELLGLAGSRLPRGMIRSLPLALDRHGITLRCEYESGHCDLQLLFPALARDATDAGEQIRQLLTAPRSCAHQQQHQHSRP, via the coding sequence TTGAGCACCGACGCCGACACAGACACCATTTCGACCGGGCCGACCGACGCGGAGCAGGTCCGCACGGTGCTGTCCCGCGCGACCTCGCTGTCCCTCACCACGACCGGGCGGGCCTGCGACCTGATCGGACTGCACTCGGTCGGCACCAAGGGGCAGATCACCCTCCACCCCCACCCCGACAGCCCCTTGGCCCAAGAGGCCGCCGCCGCACCCATGGGCAGCCTGGCCGCGCTGCTGGAGTTCACCGACATCGCCCCCACCCCGCTGCGCGACCGGGTACGCGCCAGGGTGACGGCCTCCGGCCGGCTGGCACCGGCGGGCGACGGAGCGCTGCGGCTCGACACGGCACGGGTTTCCCTGCGAACCCCGGCGGGTGCGGCGGACGTCCCACTGGACGAGATCGCCCTCGCCGAGCCCGACCCGCTCGCCGCCGAGGAGGCCGCCATGCTGACCCATCTGGCCGATTCCCACGCGGAGTTGATGACCGAACTGCTCGGGCTCGCGGGCTCCCGGCTGCCCCGCGGCATGATCCGGTCGCTCCCCCTCGCCCTGGACCGCCACGGCATCACCCTGCGCTGCGAGTACGAATCCGGCCACTGCGACCTCCAGTTGCTCTTCCCGGCACTCGCGCGCGACGCCACGGACGCCGGTGAGCAGATCCGGCAGCTCCTCACCGCGCCCCGGAGCTGTGCACACCAGCAACAGCACCAGCACTCCCGCCCCTGA
- a CDS encoding GNAT family N-acetyltransferase, producing MNVTLRVDGTPSAAALFLRPWGCGDIEPLIEAFRDPMLRRGASGPLESVEDVRGWLELQRRGWVTGERLGFAVCEAGPGEGRLVGSVVMKRAGSGQESAEVGYWTAAHARGRGVASRALEVLTGWAFDVFAADGLERLDLLHQVDNPASCRVAEKARYGFRRVLPAQPPQFPRDGHLHVRRADDPS from the coding sequence ATGAACGTCACCTTGCGGGTGGACGGGACGCCGTCCGCTGCCGCACTCTTCCTGCGCCCCTGGGGCTGCGGGGATATCGAGCCGCTGATCGAGGCGTTCCGCGATCCCATGCTGCGCCGTGGGGCGAGCGGCCCTCTGGAGAGCGTTGAGGATGTGCGGGGGTGGCTGGAACTTCAGAGGCGCGGCTGGGTCACCGGAGAGCGGCTGGGCTTTGCCGTATGTGAAGCCGGCCCCGGTGAAGGCCGACTGGTTGGCAGCGTGGTCATGAAGAGGGCCGGTTCCGGCCAGGAATCCGCAGAGGTCGGGTACTGGACGGCGGCGCACGCCCGAGGCCGGGGTGTGGCCTCCCGTGCGCTTGAAGTCCTTACCGGATGGGCCTTCGACGTCTTCGCGGCCGATGGCCTCGAACGGCTCGACCTGCTCCACCAGGTGGACAATCCCGCCTCGTGCCGGGTCGCGGAGAAGGCCCGATACGGGTTTCGCCGGGTCCTTCCGGCCCAGCCGCCTCAGTTCCCCAGGGATGGCCACTTGCATGTACGGCGGGCGGACGATCCGTCCTGA
- a CDS encoding RICIN domain-containing protein, producing MAATPAPAAVPGGSAPRAAAAAAAALPTGWATVVNSGSGKCLDARSAATVNGTAVQQYTCNNSTAQQWSLTATSGGYVRINNRNDANQVVDVSNVSTADNAAVHLWAYGGGTNQQWQPVDEGGGAYHFVNRNSGKCLDVPAASTADSVQLVQYTCNNSAAQRFQVTPVATAPGDVDLGPNVVVFDPSMPSSTIQGRLDTIFRQQETNQFGNQRYAVMFKPGTYSNDVNVGFYTQVLGLGQSPDSVTINGAVHAEADWFPPQNATQNFWRGAENLSVNPTGGTDRWAVSQAAPYRRMHVRGNLALDDGGWASGGFMADTKIDGQVRSGTQQQWMTRNSTLGSWTGSNWNMVFVGSQGVPATSFPNPPYTTVNQAPVIREKPFLYVGGGGAYQVFVPALRNNASGTTWAGGNAAGASLSLDKFFVVKAGATAAQINAALAEGKNLLVTPGVYHLDQTLKVTRPDTVVLGLGLATFIPDNGVTAMTVADVDGVKVAGILFDAGTTNSSTLMEVGPAGSSAAHAANPTSLHDVFFRVGGAAVGRATTSLVVNSDNVIGDHMWIWRGDHGTGIGWNSNKADTGLVVNGDDVTMYGLFVEHYQKHQTIWNGNGGRTYFYQNEMPYDVPDQASWMNGSTQGYAAYKVAPSVTSHQAYGLGSYCFFSSNPGVAAEHAFEVPDNPNVRFQSMVTVSLGGTGTIRHVINGRGGPSNSSSNVANLVSHP from the coding sequence CTGGCCGCCACCCCCGCCCCGGCCGCGGTCCCGGGCGGGAGCGCCCCGCGCGCCGCCGCCGCGGCGGCCGCCGCACTGCCGACCGGCTGGGCGACCGTCGTCAACAGCGGCAGCGGCAAGTGCCTGGACGCCCGCTCCGCCGCGACCGTCAACGGCACCGCCGTCCAGCAGTACACGTGCAACAACTCCACCGCCCAGCAGTGGAGTCTGACCGCGACCAGCGGCGGCTACGTGCGCATCAACAACCGCAACGACGCCAACCAGGTCGTGGACGTCAGCAACGTGTCCACCGCCGACAACGCCGCCGTCCACCTCTGGGCGTACGGCGGCGGCACCAACCAGCAGTGGCAGCCCGTCGACGAGGGCGGCGGCGCCTACCACTTCGTCAACCGCAACAGCGGCAAGTGCCTGGACGTGCCCGCCGCCTCCACGGCCGACAGCGTCCAGCTCGTCCAGTACACCTGCAACAACTCCGCGGCCCAGCGGTTCCAGGTCACACCGGTCGCCACCGCGCCGGGCGATGTCGACCTCGGGCCGAACGTGGTGGTCTTCGACCCGTCGATGCCGTCGTCCACCATCCAGGGCCGGCTCGACACGATCTTCCGGCAGCAAGAGACCAACCAGTTCGGCAACCAGCGCTACGCGGTGATGTTCAAGCCGGGTACGTACAGCAACGACGTCAACGTGGGCTTCTACACCCAGGTCCTCGGACTCGGTCAGTCGCCCGACTCGGTGACGATCAACGGTGCCGTCCACGCCGAGGCGGACTGGTTCCCGCCGCAGAACGCCACCCAGAACTTCTGGCGCGGCGCCGAGAACCTCTCGGTGAACCCGACCGGCGGCACCGACCGCTGGGCCGTGTCCCAGGCGGCCCCGTACCGGCGCATGCATGTGCGCGGCAACCTGGCCCTGGACGACGGCGGCTGGGCCAGCGGCGGCTTCATGGCCGACACCAAGATCGACGGTCAGGTGCGGTCCGGTACACAGCAGCAGTGGATGACCCGTAACTCCACGCTCGGCAGCTGGACCGGCTCCAACTGGAACATGGTGTTCGTCGGCAGCCAGGGCGTACCGGCCACCAGCTTCCCCAACCCGCCCTACACCACGGTGAACCAGGCCCCCGTGATCCGGGAGAAGCCCTTCCTGTACGTGGGCGGCGGCGGCGCCTACCAGGTGTTCGTCCCGGCCCTCCGTAACAACGCCTCGGGCACCACATGGGCGGGCGGCAACGCCGCGGGCGCCTCGCTCTCCCTGGACAAGTTCTTCGTCGTGAAGGCGGGAGCCACGGCCGCGCAGATCAACGCCGCGCTGGCCGAGGGGAAGAACCTGCTGGTCACCCCCGGTGTCTACCACCTCGACCAGACCCTGAAGGTGACCAGGCCCGACACCGTCGTCCTGGGTCTCGGCCTCGCCACGTTCATTCCGGACAACGGGGTCACCGCGATGACGGTGGCGGACGTCGACGGGGTCAAGGTCGCGGGCATCCTCTTCGACGCCGGGACGACGAACTCGTCGACCCTGATGGAGGTCGGCCCGGCCGGCTCCTCGGCCGCGCACGCGGCGAATCCGACCTCGCTGCACGACGTCTTCTTCCGGGTCGGCGGCGCGGCCGTGGGCCGGGCGACCACCAGCCTGGTGGTCAACAGCGACAACGTCATCGGCGACCACATGTGGATCTGGCGCGGCGACCACGGCACCGGCATCGGCTGGAACAGCAACAAGGCGGACACCGGACTCGTCGTCAACGGCGACGACGTGACGATGTACGGACTGTTCGTCGAGCACTACCAGAAGCACCAGACGATCTGGAACGGCAACGGCGGGCGCACGTACTTCTACCAGAACGAGATGCCGTACGACGTGCCCGACCAGGCGTCCTGGATGAACGGCTCCACCCAGGGCTACGCCGCCTACAAGGTCGCGCCCTCGGTCACCAGCCATCAGGCGTACGGGCTCGGCAGCTACTGCTTCTTCAGCTCGAACCCGGGCGTGGCGGCCGAGCACGCCTTCGAGGTCCCGGACAACCCGAACGTGCGGTTCCAGAGCATGGTGACCGTCTCGCTCGGTGGGACGGGAACGATCCGCCACGTCATCAACGGTCGGGGCGGTCCCTCCAACTCCTCCTCGAACGTGGCCAATCTCGTCAGTCATCCCTGA
- a CDS encoding gamma-glutamyltransferase family protein yields MFTTRPTLQGTFGMVSSTHWLASQSAMAVLEDGGNAYDAAVAAGFVLHVVEPHLNGPAGEVPMILAPADGEVQVLCGQGPAPAGATAAHYRSLGLDLVPGTGPLAAAVPGAFDAWMLLLRDHGTRTVAEVLRYAIGYAEDGHAPVDRVGQTVETVRELFETEWPTSAEVYLPGGKSPKPGELFRNPALAATWRRLVAEAERTGGDDRTAQIDAARTIWREGFIADALVRQAAVPTMDTSGERHTGTLTAADLAGWSASYEAPATYDWNGWTLAKAGGWSQGPAFLQQLALLPAELPRYGSAEYVHLLIEGCKLAMADREAWYGDAAEVPLDTLLSEPYNAARRALVTDEASHELRPGSPDGRTPVLSEHAHAVASGESGFDAMGIPAAGVGEPTVAKGGVGEPTVTVDRAGEPAVAADGATRGDTCHVDVVDRWGNMVSATPSGGWLQSNPVVPELGFPLGTRLQMAWLDEGLPNSLTPGRRPRTTLTPSLALRDGVPVMAFGTPGGDQQDQWQLHFFLAVALRAEVRGGLDLQGAIDAPNWHNDSFPGSFFPRGMRPGSVTVEEGMDPEVVSELRRRGHDVTVGDPWSEGRMCAVARDPRTGVLSAAANPRGMQGYAVGR; encoded by the coding sequence GTGTTCACCACCAGGCCCACCCTCCAGGGCACCTTCGGGATGGTCTCCTCCACCCACTGGCTCGCCTCGCAGTCCGCGATGGCGGTCCTGGAGGACGGCGGCAACGCCTACGACGCCGCCGTCGCCGCCGGATTCGTCCTGCACGTCGTCGAACCGCACCTCAACGGGCCGGCCGGCGAGGTGCCGATGATCCTCGCGCCCGCGGACGGCGAGGTCCAGGTGCTGTGCGGCCAGGGCCCGGCCCCCGCCGGTGCCACCGCGGCCCACTACCGCTCGCTCGGCCTCGACCTGGTCCCCGGCACCGGACCGCTCGCTGCCGCAGTACCGGGCGCCTTCGACGCCTGGATGCTGCTGCTGCGCGACCACGGGACCAGGACCGTCGCCGAGGTGCTGCGGTACGCGATCGGCTACGCCGAGGACGGGCACGCGCCCGTGGACCGCGTCGGCCAGACCGTCGAGACCGTCCGCGAGCTCTTCGAGACCGAGTGGCCGACCTCCGCCGAGGTGTACCTGCCGGGCGGAAAGTCCCCGAAGCCGGGCGAGCTCTTCCGCAACCCCGCCCTCGCCGCGACCTGGCGCCGGCTCGTCGCCGAGGCCGAGAGGACCGGCGGCGACGACCGCACCGCGCAGATCGACGCCGCCCGCACGATCTGGCGCGAGGGTTTCATCGCCGACGCCCTGGTCCGCCAGGCCGCCGTCCCCACCATGGACACCAGTGGCGAACGCCACACCGGAACCCTCACCGCCGCCGACCTGGCCGGCTGGTCCGCGTCGTACGAGGCCCCGGCCACCTACGACTGGAACGGCTGGACACTCGCCAAGGCCGGCGGCTGGAGCCAGGGCCCCGCCTTCCTCCAGCAACTCGCGCTGCTCCCCGCCGAACTGCCCCGGTACGGCTCCGCCGAGTACGTGCACCTGCTCATCGAGGGCTGCAAGCTCGCCATGGCCGACCGCGAGGCCTGGTATGGCGACGCCGCCGAGGTCCCCCTCGACACCCTGCTCTCCGAGCCGTACAACGCCGCCCGCCGCGCCCTCGTCACCGACGAGGCCTCGCACGAGCTCCGCCCGGGCAGCCCCGACGGCCGCACCCCGGTCCTGAGCGAGCACGCCCACGCCGTCGCCTCCGGCGAGTCCGGCTTCGACGCGATGGGCATCCCGGCCGCGGGTGTCGGCGAGCCCACGGTCGCCAAGGGCGGCGTCGGGGAGCCCACGGTCACCGTGGACCGCGCGGGGGAGCCGGCGGTCGCCGCGGACGGTGCCACCCGCGGCGACACCTGCCACGTGGACGTCGTCGACCGCTGGGGCAACATGGTCTCCGCCACCCCCAGCGGCGGCTGGCTCCAGTCCAACCCGGTCGTCCCCGAGCTCGGCTTCCCGCTCGGCACCCGCCTCCAGATGGCCTGGCTGGACGAGGGGCTGCCGAACTCCCTCACCCCCGGCCGACGCCCCCGCACCACCCTGACCCCGTCCCTCGCCCTGCGCGACGGCGTCCCGGTGATGGCGTTCGGCACCCCCGGCGGCGACCAGCAGGACCAGTGGCAGCTGCACTTCTTCCTCGCCGTCGCCCTGCGCGCCGAGGTCCGCGGCGGCCTCGACCTCCAGGGCGCCATCGACGCCCCTAACTGGCACAACGACAGCTTCCCCGGCTCCTTCTTCCCGCGCGGGATGCGCCCCGGCAGCGTCACCGTCGAGGAGGGCATGGACCCGGAGGTCGTGTCCGAGCTGCGCCGCCGCGGCCATGACGTCACGGTCGGCGACCCGTGGTCCGAGGGCCGGATGTGCGCGGTCGCCCGTGACCCGAGGACCGGGGTGCTGTCCGCGGCCGCGAACCCGCGGGGAATGCAGGGGTACGCGGTCGGCCGCTGA
- a CDS encoding glycoside hydrolase family 16 protein, producing MDSPRLSRRLLRSVLSAVTLALVTTALAGGGAPARSPALSGAAASAAMTFDEEFDGAAGSAVNGARWQTETGDNVNNHERQYYTAGNSNAALDGQGHLVITARKENPKNYQCWYGTCQYTSARLNTSGKFTQAYGHVEARMKIPRGQGMWPAFWMLGDDIGQVGWPNSGEIDIMENVGFEPSTVHGTLHGPGYSGAAGIGAGYTLPGGRAFADDFHTFAIDWAPNSISWSVDGNVYQRRTPADTAGKTWAFNKPFFLILNLAVGGYWPGDPDNNTTFPQQLVVDHVRVTTSDSQPPAGSGTITGLAGKCVDVAGASSANGTPVQLYDCNGSSAQRWSVGADGTIKALGKCLDVASGGTADGTVVQLYDCNGSAAQRWAISGARDIVNPQANKCLDVTGNSSANGTRLQIWTCTGATNQKWTVNS from the coding sequence ATGGACTCCCCACGTTTGTCGCGGCGTCTGCTGCGCTCCGTACTCTCGGCCGTGACCCTTGCCCTGGTCACGACCGCTCTCGCGGGCGGCGGCGCTCCCGCGCGGTCACCCGCCCTGTCGGGCGCCGCGGCCTCGGCCGCCATGACGTTCGACGAGGAGTTCGACGGTGCTGCCGGATCGGCGGTCAACGGCGCCAGATGGCAGACCGAGACCGGTGACAACGTCAACAACCACGAGCGGCAGTACTACACGGCGGGCAACAGCAATGCCGCACTGGACGGCCAGGGTCATCTGGTCATCACCGCGCGCAAGGAGAACCCGAAGAACTACCAGTGCTGGTACGGCACCTGCCAGTACACCTCGGCCCGGCTGAACACCTCCGGCAAGTTCACCCAGGCCTACGGCCATGTCGAGGCCCGGATGAAGATCCCGCGCGGCCAGGGCATGTGGCCCGCCTTCTGGATGCTCGGAGACGACATCGGACAGGTCGGCTGGCCCAACTCCGGCGAGATCGACATCATGGAGAACGTCGGCTTCGAACCCTCCACCGTCCACGGCACCCTGCACGGACCCGGCTACTCGGGCGCCGCCGGCATCGGCGCCGGATACACCCTCCCCGGCGGCCGCGCCTTCGCGGACGACTTCCACACCTTCGCCATCGACTGGGCGCCCAACTCCATCTCCTGGTCCGTCGACGGCAACGTCTACCAGCGCCGCACCCCCGCCGACACCGCCGGCAAGACCTGGGCCTTCAACAAGCCCTTCTTCCTCATCCTCAACCTCGCCGTCGGCGGCTACTGGCCCGGCGACCCCGACAACAACACCACCTTCCCCCAGCAACTCGTCGTCGACCACGTACGCGTCACCACCAGCGACAGCCAGCCCCCGGCCGGTTCGGGGACCATCACCGGTCTGGCCGGCAAGTGCGTCGACGTGGCCGGGGCGAGCAGCGCGAACGGCACTCCCGTCCAGCTCTACGACTGCAACGGCTCCTCCGCCCAGCGGTGGAGTGTCGGCGCCGACGGAACGATCAAGGCGCTGGGCAAGTGTCTTGACGTCGCGTCAGGTGGCACCGCGGACGGCACCGTGGTGCAGCTCTACGACTGCAACGGCTCGGCGGCGCAGCGCTGGGCGATCAGTGGCGCGCGCGACATCGTGAACCCGCAGGCGAACAAGTGCCTCGATGTCACGGGAAATAGTTCGGCCAACGGCACCCGGCTCCAGATCTGGACCTGCACCGGGGCCACCAACCAGAAGTGGACGGTGAACAGTTGA
- a CDS encoding chitinase, whose protein sequence is MRRDLLRGRAPAVRSALGVAAAAALLAGLTGSPAQGAATATGQITGLAGKCVDVAGASSANGTPVQLYDCNGSSAQQWSLGSDGTVKALGKCLDVASGGTANGTVVQLYDCNGSAAQRWSVSGARDIVNPQADKCLDVTGNSSANGTRLQIWTCTGAANQKWTAPAVEGGGGTPGSPGAMAVAPYLYNGWGSPPSPTTVMNATGVKWFTLAFVLSNGYCNPQWDGGRPLTGGVDQQTVNTVRAAGGDVIPSFGGWSGNKLESSCSSAAELAAAYQKVINAYGLKAIDIDIEADAYASATVQQRTVDALKTVKAANPGIKLYVTFGTGQSGPDDSLIRKASASGLTVDSWTIMPFDFGGSGKNMGNLTVSAAEGLKNAVKNAYGYTDDQAYRHTGISSMNGITDDNETVTVADFRTILAYAQQRHLARLTFWSVNRDRPCTGGGADTCSGVSQQPWDFTKVFAQYAG, encoded by the coding sequence ATGCGTCGAGACCTGTTGCGCGGGCGTGCCCCCGCCGTACGGAGCGCCCTGGGGGTCGCGGCCGCCGCGGCCCTCCTCGCCGGACTGACCGGCTCGCCCGCACAGGGCGCTGCCACGGCCACCGGACAGATCACCGGCCTGGCCGGCAAGTGTGTCGACGTGGCCGGGGCGAGCAGCGCGAACGGCACTCCCGTCCAGCTCTACGACTGCAACGGCTCCTCCGCCCAGCAGTGGAGCCTGGGCAGTGACGGGACGGTCAAGGCGCTGGGCAAATGTCTGGACGTCGCGTCAGGCGGTACGGCGAACGGTACCGTGGTCCAGCTCTACGACTGCAACGGCTCGGCGGCACAGCGCTGGAGCGTGAGCGGCGCGCGCGACATCGTGAACCCGCAGGCGGACAAGTGTCTGGACGTCACGGGGAACAGTTCGGCCAACGGGACCCGGCTCCAGATCTGGACCTGCACCGGGGCCGCCAACCAGAAGTGGACCGCACCGGCCGTCGAGGGCGGCGGCGGAACTCCGGGCTCGCCCGGAGCCATGGCGGTCGCACCGTACCTCTACAACGGGTGGGGCAGCCCGCCCAGCCCGACCACGGTCATGAACGCCACCGGCGTCAAGTGGTTCACGCTCGCCTTCGTCCTCAGCAACGGCTACTGCAACCCGCAGTGGGACGGCGGCAGGCCGCTGACCGGCGGTGTCGACCAGCAGACGGTGAACACCGTCCGGGCCGCGGGCGGCGATGTCATCCCGTCCTTCGGCGGCTGGAGCGGCAACAAGCTGGAGAGCTCCTGCTCCAGCGCCGCCGAGCTGGCGGCCGCGTACCAGAAGGTGATCAACGCCTACGGCCTCAAGGCGATCGACATCGACATCGAGGCCGACGCGTACGCCAGTGCCACGGTGCAGCAGCGCACGGTCGACGCGCTGAAGACGGTGAAGGCCGCCAACCCGGGCATCAAGCTGTACGTCACGTTCGGTACCGGCCAGAGCGGACCCGACGACAGCCTCATCCGCAAGGCCTCGGCCTCCGGGCTGACCGTGGACAGCTGGACGATCATGCCGTTCGACTTCGGCGGGTCGGGCAAGAACATGGGCAACCTCACCGTCAGCGCGGCCGAAGGGTTGAAGAACGCGGTCAAGAACGCCTACGGATACACGGACGACCAGGCATACCGGCACACCGGGATCTCCTCGATGAACGGCATCACCGACGACAACGAGACGGTGACGGTCGCGGACTTCCGCACCATCCTGGCCTACGCCCAGCAGCGCCATCTGGCCCGGCTGACCTTCTGGTCCGTCAACCGGGACCGCCCGTGCACCGGCGGCGGCGCCGACACCTGCTCGGGCGTCTCCCAGCAGCCCTGGGACTTCACGAAGGTGTTCGCCCAGTACGCCGGCTGA
- a CDS encoding ABC transporter substrate-binding protein, with protein MRNTVCPYTVRIRLKQPYVPLTGVLADRAGMVTSPAALKKYGKNSTSHPSCVGPFRFVERVGGDRIVLKKDPNYYDADKVHLDGVVYKPIPDGNVRLANLRSGDLQVGDRWAPSTYGAPSPNPGSSSSTRPRSATRASASTWARLPLPHPLPARHRAVPHRGARPSRTARRPAGLLPPRRRRRGTAPDATA; from the coding sequence ATGCGAAATACGGTCTGCCCGTACACGGTCCGGATCAGACTCAAGCAGCCCTACGTGCCCCTCACCGGCGTCCTCGCCGACCGGGCCGGGATGGTGACGTCACCGGCCGCGCTCAAGAAGTACGGCAAGAACTCCACCAGCCACCCCTCCTGCGTCGGGCCCTTCCGGTTCGTCGAGCGGGTCGGCGGCGACCGGATCGTCCTGAAGAAGGACCCCAACTACTACGACGCGGACAAGGTCCACCTCGACGGGGTCGTCTACAAACCCATCCCGGACGGAAACGTCCGGCTCGCCAACCTGCGCTCCGGCGACCTCCAGGTCGGCGACAGATGGGCCCCATCGACGTACGGAGCGCCCTCACCGAACCCAGGCTCCAGCTCTTCAACTCGCCCTCGCTCGGCTACCAGGGCATCGGCCTCAACGTGGGCCCGGCTGCCGCTTCCACACCCGCTGCCCGCTCGCCACCGAGCGGTGCCGCACCGAGGTGCCCGTCCTTCGCGAACCGCCCGGCGGCCGGCAGGTCTCCTGCCACCTCGTCGGCGACGACGGGGGACCGCGCCGGACGCGACCGCCTGA